In a single window of the Mus musculus strain C57BL/6J chromosome 6, GRCm38.p6 C57BL/6J genome:
- the Gm38706 gene encoding gastrula zinc finger protein XlCGF26.1-like: protein MAISNHYSQSSSQQHTKEKRCISENKNAFLSESSIQSWYTGPWINGESKRYLYDTYRDVSNESLNFKKAQKSSKLQVHYRIHTGEKPYKCNECGKSFTKNSKLQIHYRIHKGEKPYKCNACGKSFTQNSELKVHYRIHTEEKPYKCSECGKSFAQNKVLKVHYRIHTGEKRYKCNECGKSFTRNTDFKVHYRIHTGEKPYKCNECGKCFTQNKVLKNHYRIHTGEKPYKCNECGKSFTRNTDFKVHYRNHTGEKPYKCNECGKCFTQNKVLKNHYRIHTGEKPYKCNECGKCFTQNKVLKNHYRIHTGEKPYKCNECGKSFTQSSKFQVHYKIHTGEKPYKCNECGKSFTRNTDFKVHYRIHTGEKPYKCNECGKCFTRYTYFKVHYRIHTGEKPYKCNECGKSFTRNTDFKVHYRIHTGEKPYKCNECGKCFTQNKVLKNHYRIHTGEKPYKCNECGKSFTQSSKLQVHYKIHTGEKPYKCNECGKSFTRNRDFKIHYRIHTGEKPYKCNECGKSFGQNLELKVHYRIHTGEKPYKCTECGKSFTQNKVLKVHYRIHTGEKPYKCNECGKSFTQNKLLEVHYRIHTREKPYKCNECGKSFIRNSKLQVHYRIHTGEKPYKCNECGKSFTQSSNLQVHYRIHTGDKPYKCNECGKSFTRNH from the exons ATGGCTATCTCTAATCACTACTCCCAATCTTCTTCACAACAGCATACTAAAGAGAAACGTTGTATAAGTGAAAATAAGAATGCCTTTTTAAGTGAATCTTCAATTCAGAGCTGGTATACTGGACCATGGATTAATGGAGAGTCCAAGAGATACCTCTATGATACATACAGGGATGTCTCAAATGAATCGTTAAATTTCAAGAAAGcacagaaa TCCTCAAAACttcaagttcactacagaatccacacaggagagaaaccttacaaatgtaatgaatgtggcaaatcttttacaaagaactcaaaacttcaaattcactacagaatccacaaaggagagaaaccttacaaatgtaatgcaTGTGGGAAATCTTTTACACAGAACTCAGAGCttaaagttcactacagaatccatacaGAAGAAaagccttacaaatgcagtgaatgtggcaaatcttttgCACAGAACAAAGTGCTAAAAGTTCACtacagaattcatacaggagagaaacgttacaaatgtaatgaatgtggcaaatcttttacaaggaacacagactttaaagttcactacagaatccatacaggagaaaagccttacaaatgtaatgaatgtggcaaatgtTTTACACAGAACAAAGTGCTTAAAAATCACtacagaattcatacaggagagaaaccttacaaatgtaatgaatgtggcaaatcttttacaaGGAACACAGACTTTAAAGTTCACTACAGAAACCATACAGGAgaaaagccttacaaatgtaatgaatgtggcaaatgtTTTACACAGAACAAAGTGCTTAAAAAtcactacagaatccatacaggagagaaaccttacaaatgtaatgaatgtggcaaatgtTTTACACAGAACAAAGTGCTTAAAAATCACtacagaattcatacaggagagaaaccttacaaatgtaatgaatgtggcaaatcttttacaCAATCCTCAAAATTTCAAGTTCACTACAaaatccacacaggagagaaaccttacaaatgtaatgaatgtggcaaatcttttacaaGGAACACAGACTTTAAAGTTCATTACAGaatccacactggagagaaaccttacaaatgtaatgaatgtggcaaatgtTTTACAAGGTACACATACTttaaagttcactacagaattcatacaggagagaaaccttacaaatgtaatgaatgtggaaaatcttttacaaggaacacagactttaaagttcactacagaatccatacaggagaaaagccttacaaatgtaatgaatgtggcaaatgtTTTACACAGAACAAAGTGCTTAAAAATCACtacagaattcatacaggagagaaaccttacaaatgtaatgaatgtggcaaatcttttacaCAATCCTCAAAACTTCAAGTTCACTACAaaatccacacaggagagaaaccttacaaatgcaatgaatgtggcaaatcttttacaaggaacagagactttaaaattcattacagaatccacacaggagagaaaccttacaaatgtaatgaatgtggcaaatcttttgGACAGAACTTGGAGCTTAAggttcactacagaatccatacaggagaaaagccttacaaatgtactgaatgtggcaaatcttttacaCAGAACAAAGTGCTAAAAGTTCACtacagaattcatacaggagagaaaccttacaaatgtaatgaatgtggcaaatcttttacaCAGAACAAATTGCTAGAAGTTCACTACAGAATTCATAcaagagagaaaccttacaaatgtaatgaatgtgggaaatcTTTTATCAGGAACTCAAAACTTCAggttcactacagaatccatacaggagagaaaccatacaaATGTAATGAGTGTGGGAAATCTTTTACACAATCCTCAAATCttcaagttcactacagaatccatacaggagataaaccttacaaatgtaatgaatgtggcaaatcttttacaCGTAACCAT